In Mycoplasma sp. Mirounga ES2805-ORL, a single window of DNA contains:
- a CDS encoding MHO_1590 family protein, whose protein sequence is MRRKYKKIIWPVTSIALVAAIATPIAVVSAKKLNNSVELDPIKVEDNDKDVIFPKLNNEDFNKYIRIKGYKYFLDKKIILDSINYVINKINFNSGNLEFDYQIISKTKIIIFFKWINGELNKKISYTFEIEDKTNILDNDFID, encoded by the coding sequence ATGCGTCGCAAATATAAAAAAATTATTTGGCCAGTAACTTCAATAGCTTTGGTTGCTGCAATAGCAACGCCAATCGCTGTAGTATCAGCTAAAAAATTAAATAATTCAGTTGAATTAGATCCTATAAAAGTTGAGGATAATGATAAAGATGTTATATTCCCAAAATTAAATAATGAAGATTTTAATAAATACATAAGAATAAAAGGGTATAAATACTTTTTAGATAAAAAAATTATTTTAGATTCTATTAACTATGTTATTAATAAAATTAATTTTAATAGTGGCAATCTAGAATTTGATTATCAAATAATAAGCAAAACCAAAATTATCATTTTCTTTAAATGAATAAATGGAGAACTTAATAAAAAAATATCATATACTTTCGAAATAGAAGATAAAACAAATATTTTGGATAATGATTTTATCGACTAA
- a CDS encoding S41 family peptidase yields MKKKILTLSALGTIVVPLITSVSCTFNIQNDNNEHLERKMLNFSYWVDKDKQSEYKIYNSKIETFFDKDKIIPYINISSGINMLNGLLDSDSYTSSRVLFDNKIKYKSPYGSIVVDWKENTIKVNDISYFRYTQRGSTNYMKLLKTIGYDEFKLENKEVVFDLDKYGFDIKNYRGRVLIPFHVFNLLFGSQNYYNVYFDGNEYRGVETVVNSHWKNNWTNKLPTKSERLYSYNFLRFVFDYFYGLKEQKDIEDIDAYWNQNIISKITNTDKNIFMDGYSDFIYGELNELHTSLISNSFYHNANTFINPQLRLKSTKFKSYKNRLNELKNIWSEETNHYLTKLNKWLRIKHDMLVIKMDSFETNEDVVNISDNIDPSSFDSYTWLKTGISAVIESHPNIKKIVLDLSQNGGGSVAAMYRTLGLITDKPIVDYDYNNLTKIMNRITLLVNSSEKDIPFTKYKWFVLTGENTFSAANSFTAIFKQMKLGKVIGQKTGGGMCSLLYVTLPDGVSLGMSSPNCSNIYDEANGIYIPIENGIKPDIKIKYEDFYDLDYIYSITDIEN; encoded by the coding sequence ATGAAAAAGAAAATATTAACATTGTCAGCATTGGGCACTATTGTAGTTCCACTTATTACGTCCGTATCTTGCACTTTCAATATTCAAAACGATAATAATGAACATTTAGAAAGAAAAATGTTAAATTTTTCGTATTGAGTAGATAAGGACAAACAAAGTGAATATAAAATATACAATTCAAAAATTGAAACTTTTTTTGATAAAGATAAAATAATTCCTTATATTAATATTTCTTCAGGAATAAATATGCTTAATGGCTTGCTAGATTCAGATAGTTATACTAGTAGTAGAGTATTATTTGATAATAAAATAAAATATAAATCACCATATGGTTCAATTGTTGTAGATTGAAAAGAAAATACAATAAAAGTCAATGATATTTCATACTTCCGATACACACAAAGAGGATCTACAAATTATATGAAACTATTAAAAACTATCGGTTATGATGAATTTAAATTAGAAAATAAAGAAGTTGTATTTGATTTAGATAAATATGGTTTCGATATTAAAAATTACCGGGGAAGAGTTTTGATTCCTTTTCATGTGTTTAATTTGTTATTTGGTAGTCAAAATTATTATAATGTTTATTTTGATGGAAATGAATATAGGGGAGTAGAAACTGTTGTTAATTCACACTGAAAAAATAACTGAACCAACAAATTACCGACAAAGTCAGAAAGATTATACTCATATAACTTTTTAAGATTTGTTTTTGACTATTTTTACGGTCTAAAAGAACAAAAAGATATAGAAGATATAGATGCATACTGAAATCAAAATATTATTAGTAAGATAACTAACACCGATAAAAACATATTTATGGATGGCTATTCTGATTTTATATATGGAGAACTTAATGAACTTCATACCTCATTGATTTCAAATTCTTTTTATCATAATGCAAATACATTTATTAATCCACAATTAAGATTAAAAAGTACAAAATTCAAATCATACAAAAATAGATTAAATGAGCTAAAAAACATATGAAGTGAGGAAACCAACCACTATTTAACTAAGCTTAATAAATGATTAAGAATTAAACACGACATGTTAGTAATTAAAATGGACAGTTTTGAAACAAATGAAGATGTTGTTAACATTAGCGACAACATAGACCCGTCGAGTTTTGACTCTTATACATGACTTAAAACAGGAATCAGCGCTGTAATAGAATCCCATCCAAACATTAAAAAAATTGTTTTAGATCTTTCTCAAAATGGTGGAGGTAGTGTCGCGGCAATGTATCGTACATTAGGCTTGATTACAGATAAGCCGATTGTAGATTATGATTACAATAATTTAACAAAAATAATGAATAGAATAACCCTTTTAGTAAATTCAAGTGAAAAAGACATCCCATTCACTAAATATAAATGATTTGTCTTAACTGGTGAAAACACATTTAGTGCCGCCAACTCTTTCACCGCTATTTTTAAACAGATGAAATTAGGGAAAGTGATTGGTCAAAAAACAGGTGGAGGAATGTGTTCATTATTATATGTGACTCTTCCTGATGGAGTATCTCTAGGCATGAGCTCTCCTAATTGTTCAAACATATATGATGAGGCAAATGGAATATATATTCCAATAGAAAATGGAATTAAACCTGACATTAAAATAAAATACGAAGATTTTTATGATTTAGATTACATATACTCAATTACAGATATAGAAAACTAG
- a CDS encoding endonuclease/exonuclease/phosphatase family protein, with amino-acid sequence MKTKTKKIIKGFGIALGSIVGLTTLGVGITAISYTALEYRPDKIEEIKSKKMVYKNQKYKILSWNIGYGGLGDNANFFYDGGEMIDTASRARVETNMQNIVLDTKMISPDIALFQEVDESSKRAHYFNEVDFLNTKLNNYANSFSYNFKVGHFPVPIKQPLGKIYAGLSNYSKLSVNNSKRYSLPDCKSWPVKTFWLKRNLLVNEYQIHNSSKKLYVVNLHLEAYGDGAKEQTIFLLNKITEFQQGGNYVIAAGDFNQIFSNVPKNKRPKIISKSNKSLWKPEEINSQLFIEKGFDVWMSNNPKTPSCRSLDRTYKGANKDNFQFYQIDGFITSSNIKVHSRKVENLEFLSSDHNPIILEFELN; translated from the coding sequence ATGAAAACAAAAACTAAAAAAATAATTAAAGGGTTTGGAATAGCTTTAGGCTCAATAGTGGGCCTAACAACTTTAGGTGTAGGTATAACAGCAATATCTTATACCGCTCTTGAATATAGACCTGACAAAATCGAGGAAATTAAAAGTAAAAAAATGGTTTATAAAAATCAAAAATATAAAATTCTGAGCTGAAATATAGGATATGGAGGATTAGGAGATAACGCTAATTTTTTTTATGATGGAGGTGAAATGATTGACACCGCTAGCAGAGCTAGGGTTGAGACAAATATGCAAAACATAGTTTTAGATACTAAGATGATTAGCCCCGATATCGCTTTATTTCAAGAGGTTGATGAATCCAGTAAAAGAGCTCATTATTTCAATGAAGTGGATTTTTTAAATACTAAATTAAACAATTACGCGAACTCTTTTTCTTATAATTTTAAGGTTGGTCACTTTCCTGTGCCCATTAAACAACCATTAGGAAAAATCTATGCGGGCTTATCCAATTATTCCAAACTATCAGTTAATAATTCCAAAAGATACTCTCTGCCCGATTGTAAAAGTTGGCCTGTAAAAACATTTTGATTGAAAAGAAATTTATTAGTAAATGAATACCAAATCCACAATTCTTCCAAAAAACTATATGTAGTTAATTTGCATCTAGAAGCATATGGTGATGGTGCTAAGGAACAAACGATATTTTTGTTAAATAAAATTACAGAATTCCAACAAGGAGGAAACTATGTGATTGCAGCTGGAGATTTCAATCAAATTTTTTCAAATGTCCCCAAAAACAAAAGACCTAAAATCATTTCTAAATCGAATAAGTCACTATGAAAACCCGAGGAAATAAACTCTCAATTATTTATTGAAAAAGGGTTTGATGTTTGAATGAGCAATAATCCTAAAACGCCAAGTTGCAGGTCTTTAGATCGAACATACAAGGGAGCAAATAAAGATAATTTTCAGTTCTACCAAATTGATGGATTCATAACAAGCTCTAATATAAAAGTACATTCTAGAAAAGTAGAAAATTTGGAATTTTTAAGTAGTGATCACAACCCCATAATATTAGAATTTGAATTAAATTAA
- the lysS gene encoding lysine--tRNA ligase, protein MEKYTEQEQVRRDKVESYLNEGTIPFKKAYNLGKISYSAEIEKLFANRTKDELHEANKEVNVAGRIMTKRGPFIVIQDYKGQIQLYFNKKELPDLAKLVESLDLGDIIWTHGFVMKTNTGEISVKVNKLELLTKSLKPLPDKFHGLVDKEDRYRRRYVDLIMNKESRERFLTRTKIVQWIRDYFNRNDYIEAETPLLHDYISGAAAKPFSTHHNSLNQEFVLRIATEIPLKKLVVGGFDRVYEMGRIFRNEGYDTTHNPEFTTIEFYEAYSNIEGMMNHTETLIKELAKKLGKSKFINNGVEVDLSQPFKRLNMVDAVSSTTGVDFRTVSLEKAKEVAKKYNIKIEKFFTIGHIINALYEELIEETLIQPTFVYGHPIEVSPLASKADDNRFTERAELFINTKEYANMYTELSDPIDQLARFEDQVKEKESGNDEASEIDYDFVEALEYGMPPTGGCGIGIDRLVMLLTETDSIRDVLLFPTLKKIKK, encoded by the coding sequence ATGGAAAAATATACAGAACAAGAACAAGTTAGACGAGACAAAGTGGAATCTTATTTAAATGAAGGAACAATACCATTTAAAAAAGCTTACAACCTTGGAAAAATTAGCTATTCTGCTGAAATTGAAAAACTCTTCGCAAACAGAACGAAAGATGAATTACATGAAGCAAATAAAGAAGTGAATGTCGCAGGACGTATCATGACTAAAAGAGGACCTTTTATTGTCATTCAAGACTATAAAGGACAAATACAACTTTACTTCAATAAGAAAGAACTTCCTGATTTAGCTAAATTAGTCGAGTCTTTAGACCTTGGTGATATTATCTGAACACACGGATTCGTTATGAAAACTAATACTGGCGAAATATCAGTGAAAGTTAATAAATTGGAACTACTAACAAAATCATTAAAACCTTTGCCAGATAAGTTCCATGGGTTAGTTGATAAAGAAGATAGATATAGAAGAAGATACGTTGACTTAATTATGAATAAGGAATCGCGTGAAAGGTTTTTAACTAGAACTAAAATTGTGCAATGAATTCGCGACTACTTTAATAGAAATGATTATATTGAAGCAGAAACCCCTCTTTTACATGATTATATTTCAGGTGCCGCAGCTAAACCTTTTTCTACTCACCACAATTCATTAAATCAAGAATTTGTATTAAGAATAGCGACAGAAATTCCTTTGAAAAAATTAGTTGTAGGTGGATTTGACAGAGTTTATGAAATGGGTAGAATTTTTAGAAATGAGGGGTACGACACTACACATAACCCCGAATTTACAACAATAGAATTTTATGAAGCTTATTCAAATATTGAAGGTATGATGAACCATACTGAAACTCTTATTAAAGAATTAGCTAAAAAACTTGGAAAATCTAAATTTATAAATAATGGCGTTGAAGTGGATTTATCACAGCCCTTTAAAAGACTAAATATGGTCGATGCTGTAAGTAGCACAACAGGAGTTGATTTTAGAACTGTTTCACTTGAAAAAGCTAAAGAAGTTGCTAAGAAATACAATATTAAAATTGAAAAATTCTTCACAATAGGACATATTATTAATGCTTTATATGAAGAATTAATTGAAGAAACATTAATTCAACCTACTTTTGTTTATGGACATCCTATTGAAGTATCACCACTAGCTTCAAAGGCAGATGATAATAGATTTACTGAACGTGCAGAATTATTTATAAACACAAAAGAATATGCAAACATGTATACAGAATTAAGTGATCCTATTGATCAATTAGCACGCTTTGAAGATCAAGTTAAAGAAAAAGAATCAGGAAATGATGAGGCTAGCGAGATTGACTATGATTTTGTTGAAGCTCTAGAATATGGAATGCCTCCTACCGGTGGATGTGGTATTGGTATTGATAGATTAGTAATGTTACTTACCGAAACCGATTCAATTAGAGATGTATTATTATTCCCAACTTTAAAGAAAATTAAAAAATAA
- a CDS encoding L-lactate dehydrogenase — protein MNKIVVIGLGNVGFTYINIALSKGVEAEWVLVDKNEDLCIAHAHDFEDMLSINPNNQSTFKVGNLLDAANADIVVITASIPRISGNADRIKLASENVKLMKTFADALKKADFKGIIIVPSNPCDVMAAAFHYLGFPHEKVISTGTLLDTARLRKFIAKKYNVSPSLVKTSIVGEHGTSATPIWSTSTVDNKKLLDLIQDENELSELREKVINEGYYISSRKGNTQFGIGMSIYEITNAILNDTNQIINIGVKLPDNFKNRGIYSSIPVSVGKNGYKYLNNAMFMTDKELDLFNKSTLKMANVHSEILEIIGIKKNFN, from the coding sequence ATGAATAAAATAGTCGTTATTGGTTTAGGAAATGTTGGGTTTACATATATTAATATCGCACTTTCAAAAGGTGTCGAAGCTGAATGAGTTTTAGTTGATAAAAATGAGGATCTATGTATAGCTCATGCTCATGATTTTGAAGATATGTTATCTATTAACCCAAATAATCAATCCACATTTAAAGTTGGAAACTTATTGGATGCAGCAAATGCAGATATTGTGGTTATTACAGCTTCAATCCCACGTATTTCAGGCAACGCTGATAGAATTAAATTAGCTTCCGAAAATGTTAAACTAATGAAAACCTTTGCAGACGCTTTAAAAAAGGCAGACTTCAAAGGAATTATCATTGTTCCATCGAATCCTTGTGATGTAATGGCTGCTGCATTCCATTATTTAGGCTTTCCACATGAAAAAGTTATATCAACCGGAACTCTTTTAGATACCGCTCGTCTTAGAAAATTTATTGCTAAGAAATATAATGTGTCACCTAGTTTAGTTAAAACATCAATAGTCGGGGAACATGGCACATCAGCCACTCCTATTTGATCAACATCAACGGTTGATAATAAAAAATTATTAGACTTAATTCAAGATGAAAATGAATTATCTGAGTTGAGGGAAAAAGTTATAAATGAAGGATATTATATTTCTTCACGAAAAGGGAACACTCAATTTGGTATAGGGATGTCTATATATGAAATTACTAATGCAATTTTAAATGATACAAATCAAATTATAAATATTGGCGTTAAATTACCAGATAATTTTAAGAATCGAGGTATTTATTCATCAATTCCAGTTTCAGTTGGAAAAAACGGTTACAAATATTTAAATAATGCAATGTTTATGACTGACAAAGAATTAGACTTATTTAACAAATCAACTTTAAAAATGGCTAACGTTCATTCAGAAATTTTAGAAATAATAGGAATAAAAAAGAATTTTAATTAA
- a CDS encoding thymidine kinase produces the protein MNRGNIKGWLEVITGPMFSGKTEELLKRINTLKWADIKTLVVKPNFDTRFSKTELVSRTGAKTEAINISNSKEILEKWNPEYKAVAIDEINFLDDDLPEVIEELLQKDVQVLVSGLDLDFLRKPFGITPAIMAMADEVIKLKAVCVKCKNPAGFSYRKISSQELNVLGDSEYEARCRSCHIKGSKYR, from the coding sequence ATGAATAGAGGCAATATAAAAGGTTGATTAGAAGTTATTACCGGTCCAATGTTTTCCGGGAAAACTGAAGAACTTCTAAAGAGAATTAACACACTAAAATGAGCAGATATTAAAACATTAGTTGTAAAACCAAATTTTGATACTCGTTTTAGTAAAACTGAATTAGTAAGTAGAACAGGGGCTAAAACAGAAGCGATAAATATATCTAATTCTAAGGAAATATTAGAGAAGTGAAATCCCGAATACAAGGCAGTCGCGATTGATGAAATTAATTTTCTAGATGACGATTTACCAGAAGTTATAGAGGAACTTTTACAAAAAGACGTTCAAGTGCTAGTTTCTGGTCTAGATCTTGACTTTTTGCGAAAACCGTTTGGCATAACTCCCGCAATAATGGCGATGGCGGACGAAGTTATTAAATTAAAAGCTGTATGTGTAAAATGCAAAAACCCCGCTGGTTTTTCATATAGAAAAATTTCTTCTCAAGAATTAAATGTACTTGGAGACAGTGAATATGAAGCTCGTTGCCGTTCTTGCCACATCAAAGGAAGTAAGTATAGATAA
- a CDS encoding YwaF family protein, which yields MYEFIKYLSKEWDRPKLFGAMHISFLVASIIIIALMVIFIKTEKMNVSKIKILVGIIFLILFTVEVLKQLLAIGVIDDSSRTWTYKIYSNPSYIPFQLCSTPLYAIPLYLCVTDKKVGDAILSYIGIFGLWMGAFVMFYPGDVFNENIFICFHTMIYHSLLFILGSFLTIKLIIKYHWKEYLFASIIFLIFYLIAVAGNEFIYQFKNRKSWEWLNGLNLFNMSHRQFTPMLNGFKSIASKMPNYLWTILYVPFTLIGVFVVWTMFALPLFITQYVKKKNRIKKEIDILKHKEQMKKMNTEVVETIEVPDFGLWNNKKFEN from the coding sequence ATGTATGAATTTATAAAATATTTGTCTAAAGAATGGGATAGGCCTAAGTTATTTGGCGCTATGCACATATCTTTTTTAGTTGCTTCAATAATAATTATTGCTTTAATGGTTATCTTTATTAAAACTGAGAAAATGAATGTGAGTAAAATCAAAATCTTAGTTGGTATTATTTTTCTAATATTATTTACTGTTGAAGTATTAAAACAATTGTTAGCTATTGGGGTAATTGATGATTCATCAAGAACTTGAACTTACAAAATATATAGCAATCCTTCTTATATACCTTTTCAATTATGTTCTACGCCATTATATGCAATTCCTCTTTATTTGTGTGTTACAGATAAAAAAGTAGGAGATGCAATTCTATCGTATATAGGTATTTTTGGTTTATGAATGGGAGCATTTGTAATGTTTTACCCCGGAGACGTTTTTAACGAAAATATTTTCATTTGTTTTCACACAATGATCTATCATTCGTTACTATTTATATTAGGTTCTTTTTTGACAATAAAATTGATTATTAAATACCATTGAAAAGAATATTTATTCGCTTCAATAATATTTTTAATTTTCTATCTGATAGCAGTTGCCGGAAATGAATTTATTTATCAATTTAAAAATCGCAAAAGTTGGGAATGATTAAATGGTCTTAATTTGTTTAATATGTCTCATAGACAATTTACTCCGATGTTGAATGGATTTAAGAGTATAGCTTCTAAAATGCCTAATTATTTATGAACAATATTATATGTACCATTTACATTAATTGGTGTCTTCGTTGTATGAACAATGTTTGCACTTCCTTTATTTATTACTCAGTATGTAAAGAAAAAAAACAGAATAAAAAAAGAAATAGATATTTTAAAACACAAAGAGCAAATGAAGAAAATGAATACAGAAGTAGTGGAAACAATAGAAGTGCCAGATTTTGGCTTGTGAAATAATAAGAAATTTGAAAATTAA
- a CDS encoding M17 family metallopeptidase — MLFEKILNKKNSDVLLKAFWKGDAKKDHLIEKTNVITEYLNDNEAYVYLGEKDKFEYASLLEFFKKLPVEQGRNYLVDVESFTTETICARGVLEALVRGYYFAKADLYNEKAKNNENEEFVLNAYLSEVSNTVKESFEKSLILAKNVNYARNLQITPPNILNSEVLASTIEKDFKKYKNLKVTVLNKKQIEDLKMGLLLSVNRGSVYEPRVVVIQYNGDPSSKEKTVMIGKGITFDSGGYSLKGPRHMLGMKYDMSGSAIVASTMASIAQLKPKKNVAAVMCITDNRVNGDASLPDSVWKAMNGKSVEINNTDAEGRLVMADGLVYGARKLNATRLIDVATLTGAILVALGQTYTGVWTTTDKAWNDMKSASERSHELIWRMPFDSAFAKNIKASKVADLKNTDLSGNAGSCSAAMFLKEFTDDVEYIHIDVAGTADINEEPQGPMIRTLTELALA; from the coding sequence ATGTTATTTGAAAAAATATTAAATAAAAAAAATAGTGATGTTTTACTAAAAGCGTTTTGAAAAGGTGATGCTAAAAAAGATCATTTAATTGAAAAAACTAATGTGATTACAGAATACTTAAATGACAATGAAGCATACGTATATTTAGGAGAAAAAGATAAATTCGAATATGCTTCTTTACTTGAATTTTTCAAAAAATTGCCTGTTGAACAAGGTCGTAACTATTTAGTGGATGTTGAATCATTTACAACAGAAACAATATGTGCGAGAGGGGTTCTAGAAGCTTTAGTAAGAGGATACTACTTTGCAAAAGCAGATCTATATAATGAAAAAGCTAAAAACAATGAAAATGAAGAATTTGTACTAAATGCATATCTAAGTGAAGTTTCAAATACCGTTAAAGAAAGTTTTGAAAAATCACTTATTTTAGCTAAAAATGTAAATTATGCACGTAATCTACAAATTACACCACCAAACATTTTAAATTCAGAAGTTCTAGCTTCAACTATTGAAAAAGACTTCAAAAAATATAAAAACTTAAAAGTAACTGTTTTAAACAAAAAACAAATAGAAGACTTAAAAATGGGCCTTTTACTATCAGTTAATAGAGGAAGTGTTTATGAACCTCGTGTAGTTGTTATTCAATACAACGGTGATCCATCTTCAAAAGAAAAAACAGTAATGATTGGTAAAGGTATTACATTTGACTCTGGTGGATACTCACTTAAAGGTCCAAGACATATGTTGGGTATGAAATACGATATGTCTGGTTCAGCAATAGTTGCATCAACAATGGCATCAATTGCTCAATTAAAACCTAAGAAAAATGTTGCTGCTGTAATGTGCATTACAGACAACAGAGTAAACGGGGATGCTTCATTGCCCGATTCTGTTTGAAAAGCTATGAATGGCAAGAGCGTTGAAATTAACAATACAGACGCTGAAGGACGTTTAGTTATGGCTGACGGTTTAGTATATGGCGCAAGAAAATTAAATGCTACCCGTTTAATTGATGTTGCAACATTAACTGGAGCTATTTTAGTTGCTTTAGGTCAAACATACACAGGAGTTTGAACAACAACAGATAAAGCTTGAAATGATATGAAGTCCGCTAGTGAAAGAAGTCACGAATTAATTTGAAGAATGCCTTTTGACTCAGCGTTTGCTAAAAACATTAAAGCATCAAAAGTTGCTGACTTAAAAAATACAGACCTTTCAGGTAATGCGGGTTCATGTTCAGCCGCTATGTTCTTAAAAGAATTCACAGATGATGTTGAATATATACACATAGATGTTGCGGGTACTGCAGATATTAATGAAGAACCTCAAGGACCTATGATTAGAACATTAACTGAACTAGCTTTAGCATAA
- the hinT gene encoding histidine triad protein HinT: MASIFTKIINRELPAEIIYEDDICISFLDKFPIQPGHFLVVPKKESKNVLEMDQYTINHCVAIAKKLAKERVIDKGIPAFKLLVNTGSEADQTVFHTHFHIIPYSKKCHDN; the protein is encoded by the coding sequence ATGGCAAGTATTTTTACTAAAATTATCAATAGAGAATTGCCGGCTGAAATTATCTATGAAGATGATATTTGTATTTCATTTCTAGATAAGTTCCCAATTCAACCCGGCCACTTCCTTGTTGTGCCTAAAAAAGAATCAAAGAACGTTTTAGAGATGGATCAATATACTATTAATCACTGTGTGGCAATAGCAAAAAAATTAGCTAAAGAAAGAGTTATAGATAAAGGCATACCCGCTTTTAAGCTATTAGTTAACACAGGTTCTGAAGCTGACCAAACAGTTTTTCATACACATTTCCATATAATTCCATATTCTAAAAAATGCCATGATAATTAA
- a CDS encoding HinT-interacting membrane complex lipoprotein P60, whose product MKFKKLMLSLGTISSFGTVATAISCGNKTYDSTEKIEQDNEFKTYADKLEDKWRLLTISSEFKLAKDKTKFEDIRKEYLEKCWSNTEFKNAAYEAFKLYASDKIAENRFYFSSKALEWQKNSLFDKEISKEWIKATKSNLGELEPNKIPSEEIFHILWKVDGTQIRRNIEKMILVMKYLMISDKDTIAKMNENFKYNENLKYDIQNYHLLQYAVKNQYTQLWQRTSAATDETEDPFFIKGYSVISGIKEFNDFIEDSSKNKKLENNSPEKITQNAQDTQLLGYQGFKKNPSEYDLNKILKWSDDDLLKIKDGNKLTGFLVPDEKQLRTLEYVKTNNYVPYKKEGGTPVVAYVNQIVPISSLQEKDLPSADENKKETVKKFVLSFENTPYKDSLKKLCYIFYQKDSSLFKTAMHAYVKLGYKIRVDIDNKELLSVVKDLPFVETKDKDKK is encoded by the coding sequence ATGAAATTTAAAAAATTAATGTTAAGTTTGGGAACTATATCTTCCTTTGGAACTGTAGCAACCGCAATTTCTTGCGGAAATAAAACATATGATTCAACTGAAAAAATAGAACAAGACAATGAATTTAAAACATATGCTGATAAATTAGAAGACAAATGAAGACTTTTGACTATCTCATCAGAATTTAAATTAGCTAAAGACAAAACAAAATTTGAAGATATTAGAAAAGAATATTTAGAAAAATGTTGATCAAATACAGAATTTAAAAATGCAGCATATGAAGCTTTTAAACTTTATGCAAGCGATAAAATTGCTGAAAACAGATTCTATTTTTCAAGCAAGGCTCTTGAATGACAAAAAAACTCACTTTTTGATAAAGAAATATCAAAAGAGTGAATTAAAGCAACTAAAAGTAATCTTGGAGAATTAGAACCTAATAAAATACCTAGTGAAGAAATTTTTCATATTTTATGAAAAGTAGATGGAACTCAAATACGTAGAAACATTGAAAAAATGATCTTGGTTATGAAATATTTAATGATTAGTGATAAAGATACTATTGCAAAAATGAATGAGAACTTCAAATACAATGAAAATCTTAAATACGATATACAAAACTATCACTTACTCCAATATGCAGTAAAAAATCAATATACTCAATTATGACAAAGAACTTCTGCTGCTACAGACGAAACTGAAGATCCATTCTTTATCAAAGGTTATAGCGTAATTTCTGGAATTAAAGAATTTAATGATTTTATTGAAGACTCGTCAAAAAATAAAAAACTTGAAAATAATTCACCAGAAAAAATAACACAAAATGCTCAAGACACTCAGCTACTAGGATATCAAGGCTTTAAGAAGAACCCTTCTGAATATGATCTAAACAAAATTCTAAAATGAAGTGATGATGATTTATTAAAAATTAAAGATGGAAATAAATTAACAGGATTTTTAGTTCCTGATGAAAAGCAACTAAGAACTCTAGAATATGTTAAGACAAACAATTATGTTCCCTATAAAAAAGAAGGTGGAACACCCGTTGTTGCTTATGTTAACCAAATAGTTCCTATTAGTTCATTACAAGAAAAAGATTTGCCAAGTGCTGATGAAAATAAAAAAGAAACTGTAAAAAAATTTGTTCTATCTTTCGAAAATACGCCTTACAAAGATAGTTTAAAAAAACTTTGCTATATTTTCTATCAAAAAGATTCATCATTATTTAAAACAGCTATGCATGCATATGTAAAACTAGGTTACAAGATTCGGGTAGATATTGATAATAAAGAATTACTATCAGTTGTAAAAGATTTACCTTTTGTCGAAACTAAAGATAAGGATAAAAAATAA